From the Variovorax paradoxus genome, the window GGCCGGTGAGCACCACGTCCTGCACATGCGGTGCGAGCAGCGACACCAGCTTCACGCGCAGCGTGCCCACCGACACCCAGGTGCCGCTGGAGAGCTTGAAGTCTTCCGCCACGCGGCCGTTGAAGATCACGCCCTGCGCGGGCTCCTGCGGGTTCGCGAGGAAGCCGGCGTCGCCGATGCGGTAGTAGCCCTCCTCGTCGAAGGCCTCGGCGGTCTCGCGCGGCGCATCGCGGTAGCCCGGGAACACCGACACGCCCTTGACCCGCATCTCCAGCTTCTCGCCGTTGGGCACGAACTTCAGCTCCAGCCCCGGCAGCGGCGCGCCGATGCAGCCGGCGCCGTCGAGCTTCCAGTGCGCCGAGGTGATGGCGGGCGAGGTCTCGGTGGCGCCCCACGAGGTGGTGAGCCACAGCGGCCGCGCGGGCCGCACGCGGCGCGCCACCGCTTCGAGCCGCTGCCAGGTGGAGGGCGCCAGCGCCGCCGCCGCGTAGAAGGCCAGTCGCAGGCGCGAGAAGACCTCGGCGGCCAGCGCGTCGTCGGCCTCCAGGAAGGGCAGCAGCATGTCGAAGCCGCGCGGCACGTTGAACAGCAGCGTGGGCTTGACGTCGCGCAGGTTGCGCACGGTCTTCTCGATCAGGCCCGGCGCGGGCCGGCCCTCGTCGATGTAGAGCGCGCCGCCGTGGCACAGCACCATGTGCAGGTTGTGGTTGGCGCCGAAGGTGTGGCTCCAGGGCAGCCAGTCGACCAGCACCGGCTTCTCGTGCGCGAGGAAGCGCCAGGTCTGCGCCATCATCTGCTGGTTGGCGCACAGCATGCGGTGGGTGTTGACGACCACCTTGGGCTTGCCGGTGGAGCCGGAGGTCAGCAGGTACTTCGCGTGCGTGTCGGGCAGCACCTGCGCAAAGGCCTGCATCACCGCCGGCGTTTCGCTGGCGGCGAGCAGCCGGCCGAAGTCCAGCGCCCCGGCATGTGCGTCGGCGTTGCGGCTGAACACCGTCACCGCTTCCACGCCGCAGCCTGCCAGCGAACCGCCATAGACCCTGGCGTCCGATGCATAGATGAGCGCGGGCTTCAGCGCCTGCAGCATGCCGTGGAGCCGCGACGGGTCCTTGGCCATGCGCGAGTAGGCACTGGAAAGCGAACTCGCCGTGCGGCCGATGTGCATGGCGGCCAGCATCAGCACCGCGTGGTCGATGGCGTTGTCCGAAAGGATCACCACCGGCCTGCCGGCGGGGAGGTCCATGTCGAGCAGCGACTGCGCGACCGAGCCCACGGCCCGGCGCAGCGCGCGGTAGTCGAGCTTGCGCCAGCCTTCGCCGGACTCGTCGCGTTCGGCAAGCGCCAGCGCATCGGGCGTCTCGCGTGCCCAGCGTTCGAGCCATTCGCCGATGCAGCGTGCGTAGGGCTTCAGCGCCATCGGCGAGCGAAGCGCGAAGGAGCCGTCGTCGAAGTCGATGCGCACCGTGCGGGGCGGGGCGATCAGGTTTTCATCGAGAAGAAAGTCGGTCATGGGTGGTCGCCGCCGGGCCGCCGCAAAGCGGCAGGCCGGGGGCAGTCGTTTCAATCGAGTTTGCCGGTGCCGGCCTTGGCGCGAATCAGGTCTAACAGCAGGGTGTCGCGGGCGGATTCGAGCTCGGCCGTGCGGCGCGCACCCAGTTCCTCGGCCACGCCCTGCGCCACCTTCTGCCGGAGCTCCGGCGTCATCGACGGCGCGCCCAGGTCCTTCCACCAGTCCTCGATGGGGCCGCCCAGGTGCGCGAGCACATGCGCGATGCCGCCCGCGCCGCCCGAGAGGTGCAGGTTCATGAACGGACCCATCACCGCCCAGCGCAGGCCGGGGCCATGCGCGATGGCGGTGTCGATGTCGGCCACGCTCGCCACGCCCTCGTTCACCAGATGGAACGCCTCGCGCCACAGGGCCGCCTGCAGCCGGTTGGCGATGTGCCCCTTGACCTCGCGCTTCACGTGGATCGGCCGCTTGCCGATGGCCGCGTAGAAGGCCATCGTGCGTTCGATGGCCTCGGCCGAGGTCCGCTCGCCGCCGATCACTTCCACCAGCGGAATCAGGTGCGGCGGGTTGAACGGATGCCCCAGCACCACGCGCTGCGGATGCGCGCAGCCCGACTGCACGCCGCTGATCGCCAGGCCCGACGAACTCGACGCGAGGATGGTGTCCGGCGGTGCCGCCGCGTCCATGCGGCGGAACAGGTCGATCTTGAAGTCCATGCGCTCGGGGCCGTTCTCCTGCACGAAGTCGGCCACCGACACGGCGTCTTCCAGGCTGTCGTGGAAGCGCAGCCGGTCGACCGAGGCGCCCTCGGCCAGGCCGAAGCGCTGCAGCGTCGGCCAATGCTGCGCCACCGCGGCGCGCAGGCGCTCTTCCGCGCCGGGCGAAGGGTCGGTCGCATTCACGTCGAGGCCGTGGGCCAGGAAGTACGCGGCCCAGCTCGCACCGATCACGCCGGTGCCGACCACCGCGACGCGCTTCACGTCCGAAGAAAGGGGAGATGCATCGCTCATGCCGACTTCCACCGCGCGCAGCGGCTCTCCGCCCGGGTGGTCCATGCAGCCTCGCCGCGGATCGGCTCGACCACCTTGTAGTAGTCCCACGGCTCCTTCGACTCGGTCGGCGTCTTCACCTGCATCAGGTGCATGTCGTGCACCATCAGTCCGTCCTCGCGCAGCCAGCCGCCCTTGACGAACATGTCGTTGAACTTCGTCTTCCGCAGCTGCGCCATCACCTTGTCGGCGTCGTCGCTGCCCGCGG encodes:
- a CDS encoding feruloyl-CoA synthase, translated to MTDFLLDENLIAPPRTVRIDFDDGSFALRSPMALKPYARCIGEWLERWARETPDALALAERDESGEGWRKLDYRALRRAVGSVAQSLLDMDLPAGRPVVILSDNAIDHAVLMLAAMHIGRTASSLSSAYSRMAKDPSRLHGMLQALKPALIYASDARVYGGSLAGCGVEAVTVFSRNADAHAGALDFGRLLAASETPAVMQAFAQVLPDTHAKYLLTSGSTGKPKVVVNTHRMLCANQQMMAQTWRFLAHEKPVLVDWLPWSHTFGANHNLHMVLCHGGALYIDEGRPAPGLIEKTVRNLRDVKPTLLFNVPRGFDMLLPFLEADDALAAEVFSRLRLAFYAAAALAPSTWQRLEAVARRVRPARPLWLTTSWGATETSPAITSAHWKLDGAGCIGAPLPGLELKFVPNGEKLEMRVKGVSVFPGYRDAPRETAEAFDEEGYYRIGDAGFLANPQEPAQGVIFNGRVAEDFKLSSGTWVSVGTLRVKLVSLLAPHVQDVVLTGHDRDEVGMLVFPSPQAAALPPEAMDERIAGVLRALRDEGAGSSQCPSCALVLAEPPSLDAGEITDKGYINQRAVLVRRAAEVARLHARTPGDAQVVRP
- a CDS encoding 3-hydroxyacyl-CoA dehydrogenase NAD-binding domain-containing protein, with the translated sequence MSDASPLSSDVKRVAVVGTGVIGASWAAYFLAHGLDVNATDPSPGAEERLRAAVAQHWPTLQRFGLAEGASVDRLRFHDSLEDAVSVADFVQENGPERMDFKIDLFRRMDAAAPPDTILASSSSGLAISGVQSGCAHPQRVVLGHPFNPPHLIPLVEVIGGERTSAEAIERTMAFYAAIGKRPIHVKREVKGHIANRLQAALWREAFHLVNEGVASVADIDTAIAHGPGLRWAVMGPFMNLHLSGGAGGIAHVLAHLGGPIEDWWKDLGAPSMTPELRQKVAQGVAEELGARRTAELESARDTLLLDLIRAKAGTGKLD